A stretch of the Poseidonibacter parvus genome encodes the following:
- a CDS encoding MBL fold metallo-hydrolase: MKSFIYILLLLSFNLYADVYKLKAVNVTSNIDCYIGDFNPPTKENKGFVSNVCTVDTGDSIVVIEAGPTYVFAKELNELIKKKYAKEVSYVIATNFHDDRYTGASFYKEKNIPIIAHKTIIKELEENPDKFNRIPRVTTKEEYAKSKVVDADIFTNDKYIIKGKNFNIEVLKLSKASNSVSDISVFVPSENFIFTGNTVFNGRMIKYAKYSNINEWIKALEKLEKMNVKYVMGGHGKEFDKTSYKPTLEYLRVLKQSVTKAYDDEVDVEDIYNYVDDKNFSYYDHYKTIAPLNAKTLYDQLEWE; encoded by the coding sequence ATGAAATCTTTTATATATATACTTTTACTTCTATCTTTTAATTTATACGCAGATGTGTATAAATTAAAAGCTGTAAATGTGACTTCAAACATAGATTGTTATATTGGAGATTTTAATCCTCCAACAAAAGAAAATAAAGGATTTGTATCAAATGTTTGTACAGTTGATACAGGTGATTCTATAGTAGTAATTGAAGCAGGTCCAACATATGTTTTTGCAAAAGAGTTAAATGAGTTAATAAAAAAGAAGTATGCAAAAGAAGTATCTTATGTAATAGCTACAAATTTTCATGATGATAGATATACAGGAGCTTCTTTTTATAAAGAAAAGAATATTCCTATAATTGCTCATAAAACAATTATCAAAGAACTTGAAGAAAACCCTGATAAGTTTAATAGAATACCAAGAGTTACTACAAAAGAAGAATACGCTAAATCTAAAGTTGTAGATGCAGATATTTTTACTAATGATAAATATATTATCAAAGGTAAAAACTTTAATATTGAGGTATTAAAATTAAGTAAGGCTTCAAACTCTGTTTCAGATATATCTGTTTTTGTTCCAAGTGAAAACTTTATCTTTACAGGAAATACAGTATTTAATGGCAGAATGATTAAGTATGCAAAATACTCAAATATAAATGAATGGATAAAAGCCTTAGAAAAACTAGAAAAAATGAATGTTAAGTATGTGATGGGTGGACATGGAAAAGAGTTTGATAAAACTTCTTATAAGCCAACATTAGAATACTTAAGAGTTTTAAAACAAAGTGTAACAAAAGCATACGATGATGAGGTAGATGTAGAAGATATTTATAATTATGTAGATGATAAAAATTTTTCATATTATGATCACTATAAAACTATAGCTCCTTTGAATGCAAAAACTTTATACGATCAATTAGAGTGGGAATAA
- a CDS encoding thioredoxin family protein has translation MKIEILGTGCAKCKALEENVKKAVAEAGVFAQVEKVEDIVKIMDYGVMNTPGLVINSEVKSTGKLLNSEEIKAYF, from the coding sequence ATGAAAATTGAAATTTTAGGAACAGGCTGTGCAAAATGTAAAGCCTTAGAAGAAAATGTAAAAAAAGCAGTTGCAGAAGCTGGCGTTTTTGCTCAAGTTGAAAAAGTGGAAGATATTGTTAAAATTATGGATTATGGTGTAATGAATACTCCAGGACTTGTAATAAATAGTGAAGTTAAATCTACTGGAAAACTTTTAAATTCTGAAGAGATAAAAGCTTATTTTTAA
- a CDS encoding arsenic transporter, whose translation MLLASAIFIITLIFVIWQPRDLQIGTTAVIGAIVALVLGVVSFSDVLIVTDIVWDATLSFIGIIILSMVLDEIGFFEWCALKMAKFSNGSGMKMFIYSILLGAFVSALFANDGAALILTPILLAKMRILKLNMKSIIAFLLAGGFISDSASLPLVFSNLTNIVTANYFDIGFSEYISNMLIPYIVSVFISIVFLWLLLRKDIPKTVDISLLKEPSSVIKNDTLFKLSWAFLALLILGYFIGDAYDLPVAVFALGGGVIFLIIATMFKTVEPVRIIKEAPWQVVWFSIGLYIVVYGLKNAGLTDYLALILQDLSTRSDTVAIVGTGFIAAFLSAIMNNMPTVMIMDIALQDIPNQALAYANIIGCNLGPKMTPFGSLATLLWLHVLAKKGVNISFAQYSKFGLIITPPVLLVVLLSLAWL comes from the coding sequence ATGTTATTAGCAAGTGCAATTTTTATTATTACACTTATTTTTGTAATTTGGCAACCAAGAGATTTACAAATAGGAACAACAGCAGTTATTGGAGCAATTGTTGCTTTAGTTTTAGGAGTAGTAAGTTTCTCAGATGTTTTAATAGTAACTGATATCGTTTGGGATGCAACTTTATCTTTTATTGGAATTATAATTTTATCTATGGTTTTAGATGAGATTGGCTTTTTTGAGTGGTGTGCTTTAAAAATGGCAAAGTTCTCAAATGGAAGTGGAATGAAGATGTTTATTTATTCTATTTTACTCGGTGCATTTGTATCTGCACTTTTTGCAAATGATGGAGCAGCTCTTATTTTAACTCCTATCTTACTTGCAAAAATGAGAATATTAAAATTAAATATGAAATCAATCATTGCTTTTTTACTTGCAGGTGGATTTATTTCTGATAGTGCATCTTTGCCTTTAGTATTTTCAAACCTTACTAATATTGTAACAGCAAACTATTTTGATATAGGCTTTTCTGAGTATATTTCAAATATGTTAATTCCATATATTGTAAGTGTATTTATATCTATTGTTTTCTTATGGTTGTTACTGCGAAAAGATATTCCTAAAACTGTGGATATTTCACTTTTAAAAGAGCCATCAAGTGTAATTAAAAATGATACTTTATTTAAACTATCTTGGGCTTTTTTAGCACTTTTAATTCTAGGATATTTTATAGGTGATGCTTATGATTTACCAGTTGCAGTATTTGCTCTTGGTGGTGGAGTAATATTTTTAATTATTGCAACTATGTTTAAAACAGTTGAGCCTGTTCGTATTATAAAAGAAGCACCTTGGCAAGTTGTATGGTTTAGTATTGGACTATATATAGTTGTCTATGGTTTAAAAAATGCAGGTCTTACTGATTATTTAGCTTTAATCTTACAAGATTTAAGCACTCGTAGTGATACTGTTGCAATTGTAGGAACTGGATTTATAGCAGCATTTTTATCTGCAATTATGAATAATATGCCAACAGTCATGATTATGGATATAGCACTTCAAGATATTCCAAATCAAGCTTTAGCATATGCGAATATTATTGGATGTAATTTAGGACCTAAAATGACACCATTTGGTTCACTTGCAACTCTTTTATGGTTACATGTATTAGCAAAAAAAGGTGTAAATATTTCATTTGCACAGTATAGTAAATTTGGTCTAATTATTACACCACCAGTTTTACTAGTAGTATTGTTGTCACTAGCGTGGCTTTAA
- a CDS encoding arsenate reductase ArsC — translation MQNKSNKKVLILCTGNSCRSIIAEALINAKLEGFSSDSSGVKASGRVNPNAQKLLEQKGIWKEEYHSKTIDKVIDNEYDLVVTVCDNAHETCPMFPKAVKVIHVSFVDPDGKGFEAFEDTYKEIEEILLPKVVEALK, via the coding sequence ATGCAAAACAAATCAAATAAGAAAGTATTAATTTTATGTACAGGAAACTCGTGTAGAAGTATAATAGCCGAAGCACTTATAAATGCTAAACTAGAAGGTTTCTCTTCAGATTCATCAGGTGTAAAAGCAAGTGGTAGAGTTAATCCAAATGCTCAAAAATTACTAGAACAAAAAGGTATTTGGAAAGAAGAATATCACTCAAAAACTATTGATAAAGTAATTGATAATGAATATGATTTAGTTGTTACTGTTTGTGATAATGCACATGAGACTTGTCCAATGTTTCCAAAAGCAGTAAAAGTAATTCATGTAAGTTTTGTAGATCCAGATGGAAAAGGTTTTGAAGCATTTGAAGATACATATAAAGAAATAGAAGAGATTCTACTTCCAAAAGTTGTAGAGGCTTTAAAATAA
- a CDS encoding permease has protein sequence MWKDFVDYLTYELWSLEGHLGEAINFFIYDTIKIFFLLIVIIYIVSFLRSFFPVEKVRDYLSGKHKLIGHISAAFFGMLTPFCSCSAIPLFLGFLQARIPLGVTFSYLVSAPLSDAVVIALLFSLFGWKITLLYISCALLIAMVAGLIIGSMNLEKEVLIEVKPATSCCNSQEEGSNFKARVKEAWEATLDIFKKIYPYVIIGIAIGAFIHGYVPAETIATYAGGDSWYAPLLGVVMGIPMYSSAAGMIPLIEVLTSKGMLLGTALSFMMAVVALSLPEAMILKRVISLKLISIFFGIVGSAILLVGYIFNAIL, from the coding sequence ATGTGGAAAGATTTTGTTGATTATTTAACTTATGAACTTTGGAGTTTAGAAGGTCATTTAGGTGAAGCTATAAACTTTTTTATTTATGATACGATAAAGATATTTTTTCTTTTAATTGTAATTATTTATATTGTAAGTTTCTTAAGAAGTTTCTTTCCAGTTGAAAAAGTAAGAGATTATTTAAGTGGAAAACATAAACTAATAGGTCATATTTCTGCCGCATTTTTTGGAATGCTAACACCTTTTTGTTCTTGTTCTGCAATACCTTTGTTTTTAGGATTTTTACAAGCTAGAATTCCTTTAGGAGTAACTTTTTCTTATCTTGTTTCAGCACCACTTAGTGATGCTGTTGTGATTGCATTATTGTTTTCACTTTTTGGATGGAAGATTACTTTACTTTATATTTCTTGTGCACTGCTTATTGCAATGGTTGCAGGATTAATAATAGGAAGTATGAATTTAGAAAAAGAAGTATTAATCGAAGTTAAACCTGCCACTTCATGTTGTAATTCACAAGAAGAAGGAAGTAATTTTAAAGCAAGAGTAAAAGAAGCTTGGGAAGCTACACTTGATATTTTTAAGAAGATATATCCTTATGTAATAATCGGTATTGCAATTGGTGCTTTTATACATGGATATGTTCCAGCTGAAACGATTGCTACTTATGCAGGTGGTGATTCATGGTATGCTCCACTTTTAGGAGTTGTGATGGGAATTCCAATGTATTCAAGCGCTGCAGGAATGATTCCACTTATTGAAGTTTTAACTTCAAAAGGAATGCTACTTGGAACTGCATTATCATTTATGATGGCTGTTGTCGCTCTTAGCCTTCCAGAAGCCATGATTTTAAAAAGAGTAATTTCACTAAAACTTATTTCAATATTTTTTGGAATTGTAGGAAGTGCAATATTACTTGTTGGATATATATTTAATGCGATATTATAA